A genomic segment from Muntiacus reevesi chromosome 15, mMunRee1.1, whole genome shotgun sequence encodes:
- the SLC25A29 gene encoding mitochondrial basic amino acids transporter isoform X2 has protein sequence MQRVRGGVLRLDTPWASVRLQVQSVEKPQYRGTLHCFQAIIKQESVLGLYRGLGSPLLGLTFINALVFGVQGNTLRALGRDSPLNQFLAGAAAGAIQCVICCPMELAKTRLQLQEAGPARTYRGPLDCLAQIYRQEGLRGVNRGMASTLLRETPSFGVYFLSYDVLTRALGCEPGDRLLVPKLLLAGGTSGIASWLSTYPMDVVKSRLQADGLQGAPRYRGIVDCVQQSYRAEGWRVFTRGLASTLLRAFPVNAATFATVTVVLSYARGEEARLEGDTGSAALAQPSSL, from the exons ATGCAGAGAGTGCGTGGTGGGGTGTTAAGACTGGACACCCCTTGGGCATCG GTGCGGCTTCAGGTCCAGAGTGTGGAGAAGCCCCAATACCGAGGGACCTTGCACTGCTTCCAGGCCATCATCAAGCAGGAGAGT GTGCTGGGCCTGTACCGAGGCCTGGGGTCGCCACTCCTGGGGCTGACCTTCATCAACGCACTGGTGTTCGGAGTGCAGGGCAACACCCTGCGGGCGCTGGGCCGGGACTCGCCGCTGAACCAGTTCCTGGCGGGCGCGGCGGCAGGGGCCATCCAGTGCGTCATCTGCTGCCCCATGGAGCTGGCCAAGACGCGGCTGCAGCTGCAGGAGGCGGGGCCGGCGCGCACCTACCGCGGGCCCCTGGACTGCCTGGCGCAGATCTACCGGCAGGAGGGCCTGCGCGGCGTCAACCGGGGCATGGCGTCCACGCTGCTGCGCGAGACGCCCAGCTTCGGCGTCTACTTCCTCTCCTACGACGTGCTGACGCGCGCGCTGGGCTGCGAGCCGGGCGACCGCCTGCTGGTGCCCAAGCTGCTGCTGGCGGGCGGCACGTCGGGCATCGCGTCCTGGCTCTCCACCTACCCCATGGACGTGGTCAAGTCGCGGCTGCAGGCCGACGGGCTGCAGGGCGCGCCACGCTACCGGGGCATCGTCGACTGCGTGCAACAGAGCTACCGCGCCGAGGGCTGGCGCGTCTTCACGCGGGGGCTGGCCTCCACGCTGCTGCGCGCCTTCCCGGTCAACGCCGCCACCTTCGCCACCGTCACCGTGGTGCTCAGCTACGCGCGCGGCGAGGAGGCCCGGCTCGAGGGCGACACCGGCTCCGCCGCCCTGGCCCAGCCCTCCAGCCTGTGA
- the SLC25A29 gene encoding mitochondrial basic amino acids transporter isoform X1: protein MALDFLAGCAGGVAGVLVGHPFDTVKVRLQVQSVEKPQYRGTLHCFQAIIKQESVLGLYRGLGSPLLGLTFINALVFGVQGNTLRALGRDSPLNQFLAGAAAGAIQCVICCPMELAKTRLQLQEAGPARTYRGPLDCLAQIYRQEGLRGVNRGMASTLLRETPSFGVYFLSYDVLTRALGCEPGDRLLVPKLLLAGGTSGIASWLSTYPMDVVKSRLQADGLQGAPRYRGIVDCVQQSYRAEGWRVFTRGLASTLLRAFPVNAATFATVTVVLSYARGEEARLEGDTGSAALAQPSSL from the exons GTGTGGCAGGCGTGCTGGTGGGACACCCGTTTGACACGGTCAAG GTGCGGCTTCAGGTCCAGAGTGTGGAGAAGCCCCAATACCGAGGGACCTTGCACTGCTTCCAGGCCATCATCAAGCAGGAGAGT GTGCTGGGCCTGTACCGAGGCCTGGGGTCGCCACTCCTGGGGCTGACCTTCATCAACGCACTGGTGTTCGGAGTGCAGGGCAACACCCTGCGGGCGCTGGGCCGGGACTCGCCGCTGAACCAGTTCCTGGCGGGCGCGGCGGCAGGGGCCATCCAGTGCGTCATCTGCTGCCCCATGGAGCTGGCCAAGACGCGGCTGCAGCTGCAGGAGGCGGGGCCGGCGCGCACCTACCGCGGGCCCCTGGACTGCCTGGCGCAGATCTACCGGCAGGAGGGCCTGCGCGGCGTCAACCGGGGCATGGCGTCCACGCTGCTGCGCGAGACGCCCAGCTTCGGCGTCTACTTCCTCTCCTACGACGTGCTGACGCGCGCGCTGGGCTGCGAGCCGGGCGACCGCCTGCTGGTGCCCAAGCTGCTGCTGGCGGGCGGCACGTCGGGCATCGCGTCCTGGCTCTCCACCTACCCCATGGACGTGGTCAAGTCGCGGCTGCAGGCCGACGGGCTGCAGGGCGCGCCACGCTACCGGGGCATCGTCGACTGCGTGCAACAGAGCTACCGCGCCGAGGGCTGGCGCGTCTTCACGCGGGGGCTGGCCTCCACGCTGCTGCGCGCCTTCCCGGTCAACGCCGCCACCTTCGCCACCGTCACCGTGGTGCTCAGCTACGCGCGCGGCGAGGAGGCCCGGCTCGAGGGCGACACCGGCTCCGCCGCCCTGGCCCAGCCCTCCAGCCTGTGA